The Phoenix dactylifera cultivar Barhee BC4 chromosome 17, palm_55x_up_171113_PBpolish2nd_filt_p, whole genome shotgun sequence genome contains a region encoding:
- the LOC103706403 gene encoding uncharacterized protein LOC103706403 has protein sequence MKCRNHPYELGVGVCASCLRERLLALIAAQNELPAENHCQQPDLPSQPPLPLVFPRSGSPYVSHRRSVGSDACPAYGRHFNHRFFSTPQVGPTFDAACGGYSGDADEGRRRISGRFSVFSILFRHQRSEEAESDLGNSRSSGSGSWFSALIPRRRKKKPRSFSVPEAATGRSRPSCRASDRGMSPEIDDDEADGCSSGYSTESSSGWRRPTPTPMRRFPASSYHYHGGRSGVSSFAVCLSPLIRVGHNGRRGTPAESGMISGELRSTGSRPRCRPWSARGASLGPSRSRKLADLGRFD, from the coding sequence ATGAAGTGCAGGAATCACCCCTACGAGCTGGGCGTCGGCGTCTGCGCCTCCTGCCTCCGGGAGCGCCTCCTTGCCCTCATCGCCGCCCAGAACGAGCTCCCGGCTGAGAACCACTGCCAGCAGCCGGACCTCCCTTCCCAGCCACCGCTGCCGCTGGTTTTCCCCCGATCTGGCTCCCCCTACGTCTCTCACCGCCGATCCGTCGGATCCGACGCTTGCCCGGCTTACGGCCGCCACTTCAACCACCGGTTCTTCAGTACTCCCCAGGTAGGCCCCACCTTCGACGCCGCCTGCGGCGGCTACTCGGGCGATGCGGacgagggccggcgccggatcTCCGGGCGTTTCTCCGTCTTCTCGATCCTGTTCCGCCACCAGAGATCGGAGGAAGCGGAGAGCGATCTGGGGAACTCGAGGAGTTCCGGATCGGGCTCCTGGTTCTCGGCGCTGATCCCCCGCCGCCGGAAGAAGAAACCGCGGAGCTTCTCGGTACCGGAGGCGGCGACGGGAAGGTCCCGGCCGTCGTGCCGGGCGTCCGATCGCGGAATGTCGCCGGAGATAGACGACGACGAGGCGGACGGATGCTCTAGTGGGTACTCGACGGAATCTTCGAGCGGGTGGCGGCGGCCGACTCCGACGCCGATGCGGCGGTTCCCGGCCAGCTCCTACCACTACCACGGCGGTCGCTCCGGCGTCTCGAGCTTCGCGGTCTGCCTGAGCCCGCTTATAAGGGTGGGCCACAACGGCCGTCGGGGGACGCCTGCGGAGTCAGGGATGATCTCCGGCGAGCTCCGGAGCACGGGGAGCCGCCCCCGCTGCCGCCCCTGGTCGGCACGCGGCGCCTCTCTCGGACCGAGCCGGTCGAGGAAGCTGGCGGACCTCGGCCGGTTCGATTGA